The genomic interval ATACTTTCGGTCGGCGATGAGCCTTTCCAGAAGAAGTGCCTGGCGCGGATACAGGAGCTTCGGGATTCGGGCACCACTTTGGTGGTAGTCAGCCACGATCTGGATATGGTGAGCAAGGTCTGTGACCGCGGGGTGGTACTCCGCCAGGGCATCAAGATTGCTGATGGCCCAATCGAAGATGCGGTCCGCGTTCTGCGGGAAAGTTGAACGGAAATAAGCAAATGAACGTGATTGCAGCGGGGAACCTTCATGAATAATGCCCACAAGCTCTTTGAAGTAGTCGATGACGGCGGTTCGGGCCTCGCCGGCGGCGAAAGCCGCCTCTCAGGCCGGGAGCTCGGCCTGCTTGTCGGCGCCCTCAATTACCACTCTCTGGTCCAACCTGGCCGCGAATTCAAGGTTGTCGTTTTGCGCGGGCCGGAGGAAGAAATTCCAAAACTGACAGGGAAAGCCTGCCACAGCCTTGTGTGGGAGGCTAACCGAGTGGTTATGTGCACTGTTGACATACGGAGCACTGTCGGCGGAGGACCGGAAGGCAACACTGCCCTGGTGCCCCTGGTTATTGACTTGGGTGGGAAAGGTGCGGAAGGCGGAACTCCGTTCTACGACCGATCGGGCCTGAAAGGCAGAATCTTCAGCAAAGCGCGTTTTGGCGCTCCGATCGCCTTCGACGTCCTACGTCAGGGGCTCACCGACGTATACGAGAAACACGTCACGCCTAAACGTCGGCCTACCCGAATGGCGCCGCCTCAGTCAATCCCGTCATCTGTAAACCCCTCTTCACGAAACCGTCAGCCTGCAATCCTATTTGGACTGCACTGGCTGGAAATGGGCGGGGCCGAGAAGTGGGCGTTTGAAACCATTGCCTTGGCCAAGGAAGCTGGATTCCTGCCAATTGTCGTGACGGACCGTGACTCATCCCATCCGTGGATTGACCGTGCTGAACTTGATGGCGCCCTGGTCTTGCCCCTTAGCACCCCGCTTCCCGAAACTGCGGACGCTGACCTAATGCTGACTCTGCTATCGGAATTTTCTATCCGTGGGATCCACGTGCACCACAACGGCTGGCTGTATCACAGACTGGCGTGGTTCAAGGCCATGGACCCGTCGATTCAGATAGTGGACTCCCTCCACATAATTGAATGGCGGACCGGAGGATTCGCGGAGGTGGCCGTCAAGCTTTCGAACACCATCGACCTGCACCATGTCATTTCACCGCAGCTTAGGGACTACCTAACCCTCCAACGGGACGTGCCAAAGGACCGCGTGGCCCTGGCACCTCTCTATGGTCTGAACAGCGGACGCCCAGCAGTCTCCGCGGCTCCTGAGACTCATCGCCCGTTCACTATCGCCTTCGTGGGGCGGCTCAGCCAGCAGAAGCGCCCATACCTATTCCTCCGTTATGCGGCCGCGCTCCGCCGCGCGGCAGACCGCGACGTTCAATTTGTCCTCCACGGAGACGGGATCCTCTCCGACGAGACCAACCGGCTGGTGCGCCATTACGGCCTGGCCGATTGCATTGAACTGCGCCGTCCCCCGCGTTCTGTGGACGACACGCTGGCCGAAGCAGACCTTCTGGTGATCTCGTCGGACAACGAAGGCCTGACATTGACCACCTTCGAGGCCACGGAGCGCAACGTCGCGGTGCTTTCCACGGACGTCGGTTCCCAGGCTTCCTTGGTGTCCGGCAAAGCGCTCGTGCCACGCCAGCCGTTCGCCTTCGTCAGCGCGGCTGTGAAGTTGACCAAGGAGATCATGGCGTCCGAGGAGCTGCGCCAAGAAATCATCGCTGAGCAGGGTGAAAAGATCACAGCGCTCAAAGAACTACCCGATGCGCGCGCCTGGACCAAAGCACTTTACGAAGGATGGAAAGAATGACCGAAGAAACTGCAGCCGTTGTTGTCACTTACAACAGGGTCGACAAGCTCGGGCGGGTTCTCGATTCGATCCTCGCTCAGAGCCGCCCAGTCGACAGGCTCATTGTCGTCGACAATGCCAGCACCGACTCCACCCCGGAACTGCTGTCTGTGTATGCCGACGACCCCCGCGTCGAGATACTTCGGCTTGAGACGAACACGGGCGGAGCCGGCGGGTTCTCAGCTGGGATGGAAAGGGCCTTTGAGCGCGGTGCTGATTGGGTGTGGATTATGGATGACGACTGCTACACCGAGGAATCGGCTCTTGAGCGGCTGTTCAGCGGACATGAGGCCGCCGAAAAGGAACTGGACAGAGCCGTTCCATACAGTTGCTCGCTCGTCCGCTACACTGACGGCTCAATCTGCGAAATGAACAACCCGGGCACCACCTGGGACTGGGCTAGGCTCATTGCCAGGGATCAGAACACGGTCTTGGTCACCAACTGCTCATTCGTGTCCGTCCTGATTCCCAGGCGCACTATCGCGAGGTTTGGTCTCCCTCTAGTTGAGTACTTCATCTGGTTCGATGACATGGAGTACACCTTGAGGATCAGTGCTGACGGTCCTGGGGTCCAGATTCTGGACAGTGTCGTTACGCACGATATGCCGGATAACCGTGGAGTGAACTTTGGAGACCTGAATCCGGGAAATGCCTGGAAGTTCTTCTATGGCGCTCGAAACGAGTCCTCATACCGCTGGCACCATGACAACAAGCTCGAATGGCTGAAGTTTGTACTGACCACCTATGGCTGGATGGTCAAGGGTGGCGTCGGCCGTAGGCTCCAGTTGGCTGTCGCGGGCAAGATCCTTGAAGGCGTCAAGTTCAATCCGCAGCCGAAATTCGCTCGTACCGTCCGCTAAGTGGCGCTTCCTGCGAAGCACGCAAATGAAGGAGCCCCCAAGGCGACTGCGACCTGAATTGATGGAGCAGTCGACGGATTCTTTGCAGATTCGTATTGGTTAGGGAAATCGGAGTACCAGCGCGGCGTCCGTTTTGTTTCAGACGACTTGCGGCTGAAATAAGGTCGGGCCACGTTCTTGCCCTTCCAACGTCTTACCGAGCCGTATGTACTTTACGTCCCCAGCCAGCGTCCGTTATCTCTGATAGCTGGGAAAATGGTCCGTACTCAGTCTCCCGCCGATTAGAGGACACACGAGTCGGGCAGCGCCAGCATGCACAAATTCACAGACTGCGGACTCGTGTGCTCGTTCGCGGCCGCGGACCCCGGCTACTTCCGGATCGGGCGAACGACGCATGGCTCAAAAGGCGTCTTTGTAGCTGGACCGCTCCGTGGCTAGGGCAGTTAGCGCTCTAATTGTTGTTTGGGAAGTCTATAGAGACGGGTAAAAAGAAAAGGCCTCGGCCCGTTTTTTGGCGGCTAGCCGCAGGGCCTTCGATGGGAATGTTGGATCAGTGCTGGGTTCCGGAAGAGCGGAACCGTCGTTGGCCGACACATATGTCCACCCTGTGCCGAGATTCAGCAGTGACCGATGTTTGATGTCGTAGTAGTCATCGAGGATGCCGATGGCAACCCCACTTGCGCCGGCCGCAGCGGCAACCATGTGCGGGTGGAATCGTGAGGTGTACCAGGACTGACCAGGGCGGGCCGGCAAACCGTCCCTCCAGACATGAACGAACGGAACAAAGTTTTCCTCGGGAATCAAGCCCTCAAGGGCGTCAAACATCCTTCGGTCGGAGCCAGGAATCGCCTCGACGTAGCCGACGGACAGGCCCTTCGCAAGTGCTGACTCCACCACTACATGAAGCTTGTCCCGCAGCCGTGTGAACGTCTCGTCGCGCGTCATATCGCTTTGGATGCAGAGCATTACATCTTTGGCCCGCTCGGTAACGATCGGGGAGTGAAGCCGCGTCAGT from Pseudarthrobacter sp. SSS035 carries:
- a CDS encoding glycosyltransferase; translation: MNNAHKLFEVVDDGGSGLAGGESRLSGRELGLLVGALNYHSLVQPGREFKVVVLRGPEEEIPKLTGKACHSLVWEANRVVMCTVDIRSTVGGGPEGNTALVPLVIDLGGKGAEGGTPFYDRSGLKGRIFSKARFGAPIAFDVLRQGLTDVYEKHVTPKRRPTRMAPPQSIPSSVNPSSRNRQPAILFGLHWLEMGGAEKWAFETIALAKEAGFLPIVVTDRDSSHPWIDRAELDGALVLPLSTPLPETADADLMLTLLSEFSIRGIHVHHNGWLYHRLAWFKAMDPSIQIVDSLHIIEWRTGGFAEVAVKLSNTIDLHHVISPQLRDYLTLQRDVPKDRVALAPLYGLNSGRPAVSAAPETHRPFTIAFVGRLSQQKRPYLFLRYAAALRRAADRDVQFVLHGDGILSDETNRLVRHYGLADCIELRRPPRSVDDTLAEADLLVISSDNEGLTLTTFEATERNVAVLSTDVGSQASLVSGKALVPRQPFAFVSAAVKLTKEIMASEELRQEIIAEQGEKITALKELPDARAWTKALYEGWKE
- a CDS encoding glycosyltransferase family 2 protein codes for the protein MTEETAAVVVTYNRVDKLGRVLDSILAQSRPVDRLIVVDNASTDSTPELLSVYADDPRVEILRLETNTGGAGGFSAGMERAFERGADWVWIMDDDCYTEESALERLFSGHEAAEKELDRAVPYSCSLVRYTDGSICEMNNPGTTWDWARLIARDQNTVLVTNCSFVSVLIPRRTIARFGLPLVEYFIWFDDMEYTLRISADGPGVQILDSVVTHDMPDNRGVNFGDLNPGNAWKFFYGARNESSYRWHHDNKLEWLKFVLTTYGWMVKGGVGRRLQLAVAGKILEGVKFNPQPKFARTVR